A genomic segment from Brevundimonas sp. SORGH_AS_0993 encodes:
- the hrpB gene encoding ATP-dependent helicase HrpB, giving the protein MLPIHAVLEPLKTVLSKGNTAVLAAPPGAGKTTVVPLALLDQPWLTEGRVLVLEPRRLAARAAADRMARTLGQETGETVGYRTRLQSRIGPRTRIEVITEGVFTRMILDDPALEGVGAVLFDEFHERSLDADLGLALARESQSLLRDDLRLLVMSATLDVAGVSRLLASEGGDLAPVVEAEGRAFPVETRHLGRNPSERFEEAMARACLLALGEETGSVLAFLPGQGEIHRVARLVGERLRLPNIDVVPLYGGLDRAEQDRAVEPARPDRRKLVLATSVAETSLTIEGVRVVIDGGLSRVPRFEPSSGLTRLATVRVSRSSAEQRRGRAGRTEPGVCYRLWDEEQTRGLVPHQRPEIQEADLTGLALDLARWGARSVEGLALLDPPPAGAMAEARKVLTRLGALDSEGGLSKHGLRLTRIPLSPRLAHMVAVASDAGDAMTGARIATVLSEPGLGGSSVDLADRLIGLDRDRTQRARDSIKLAERWARAAGGGSGRTIDPGLLLAEAFPERIAKARGKAGEYLLASGRGAQLEPTDHLAREPWLAVAELGGGDTRDRVRLAAALDVDRIDSDLARLISVEDRLVREPSGRSVIRRSRRIGAIVLDEKIVGAPDAKTLATALRAEVEAEGLGAVKWGEQASGLRARLAFLHDRDPAWPDVSDMALLEAREDWLWPLLDGAKSLEGISDGRLAEALQGLIPWDLQRRLDELAPTRLITPLGSAAIDYAAEGGPRVDIRVQELFGVTTHPTVGGVPLTLALLSPARRPVQVTKDLPRFWAGSWAAVRAEMRGRYPRHPWPENPAEAQPTNRVKPRGT; this is encoded by the coding sequence ATGCTGCCGATCCATGCCGTTCTGGAGCCGCTGAAGACCGTCTTGTCGAAGGGCAATACGGCGGTTCTGGCCGCGCCGCCCGGCGCCGGCAAGACGACGGTCGTGCCCCTGGCCCTGCTGGATCAGCCGTGGCTGACAGAGGGCAGGGTCCTGGTTCTGGAGCCGCGCCGCCTGGCCGCCCGCGCCGCCGCCGACCGCATGGCCAGGACCCTCGGCCAGGAGACGGGAGAGACCGTCGGCTATCGCACCCGCCTGCAAAGCCGCATCGGCCCCCGCACACGGATCGAGGTCATCACCGAGGGCGTCTTCACCCGCATGATCCTGGACGACCCGGCGCTGGAGGGCGTGGGGGCGGTTCTGTTCGACGAATTCCACGAACGCAGTCTGGACGCCGACCTGGGCCTGGCCCTGGCGCGAGAGAGCCAGTCGTTGCTGCGCGACGACCTGCGGCTGCTGGTCATGTCGGCGACCCTGGACGTGGCGGGCGTCTCGCGCCTGCTGGCCAGCGAGGGTGGCGATCTGGCCCCGGTCGTCGAGGCCGAGGGCCGCGCCTTCCCGGTCGAGACCCGCCATCTGGGCCGCAATCCGAGCGAACGATTCGAGGAGGCGATGGCCCGGGCCTGCCTCTTGGCCTTGGGTGAAGAGACGGGCTCGGTCCTGGCCTTCCTGCCGGGCCAGGGCGAAATCCACCGGGTGGCGCGTCTGGTCGGCGAGCGGCTGCGTCTGCCGAACATCGACGTCGTTCCCCTTTACGGCGGTCTGGACCGCGCCGAGCAGGACCGCGCCGTGGAGCCCGCCCGGCCGGACCGGCGCAAGCTGGTGCTGGCGACTTCCGTGGCCGAGACCAGCCTGACCATCGAGGGCGTGCGCGTGGTGATCGACGGCGGATTGTCGCGCGTGCCGCGGTTCGAGCCCTCCAGCGGCCTGACCCGGCTGGCGACCGTGCGGGTCAGCCGCTCGTCCGCCGAGCAGCGGCGCGGACGGGCCGGACGTACCGAACCCGGCGTCTGCTATCGCCTGTGGGACGAAGAACAGACGCGCGGCCTGGTTCCGCATCAACGGCCGGAAATCCAGGAGGCCGACCTGACCGGCCTGGCGCTGGACTTGGCCCGCTGGGGCGCGCGATCGGTCGAGGGGCTGGCCCTGCTGGACCCGCCGCCGGCCGGGGCCATGGCCGAGGCGCGCAAGGTTCTGACCCGGCTGGGCGCGCTGGATTCGGAAGGTGGCCTTTCGAAGCATGGGCTGCGGCTGACGCGGATTCCGCTGTCGCCAAGACTGGCGCACATGGTCGCAGTGGCGTCCGACGCCGGAGACGCGATGACGGGTGCGCGGATCGCGACGGTGCTGAGCGAGCCTGGACTGGGCGGATCGAGCGTCGATCTGGCGGATCGACTCATCGGGCTGGATCGGGACAGGACGCAGAGAGCGCGCGATTCGATCAAGCTGGCGGAACGTTGGGCGCGCGCGGCGGGCGGCGGATCGGGTCGGACGATCGATCCGGGGCTGTTGCTGGCCGAAGCCTTTCCAGAGCGGATCGCCAAGGCGCGGGGAAAGGCGGGCGAGTACCTTCTGGCCAGCGGGCGCGGGGCGCAGTTGGAGCCGACCGATCATCTGGCGCGCGAACCGTGGCTGGCGGTTGCGGAACTCGGCGGCGGCGACACGCGAGACCGGGTGCGACTGGCTGCGGCGCTCGACGTTGATCGGATCGACAGCGATCTGGCGCGCCTGATCTCAGTGGAAGACCGGCTGGTGCGCGAGCCGTCGGGGCGCTCGGTCATCCGCCGGTCGCGGCGCATCGGCGCCATCGTGCTGGACGAAAAGATCGTCGGCGCGCCGGATGCGAAAACTCTGGCGACCGCTTTGCGCGCCGAGGTCGAGGCCGAGGGATTGGGCGCGGTGAAATGGGGTGAGCAGGCTTCGGGTCTGCGCGCGCGGCTGGCCTTCCTGCATGACCGCGACCCGGCCTGGCCCGATGTTTCGGACATGGCGTTGCTGGAAGCACGCGAGGACTGGCTTTGGCCTCTGCTGGACGGGGCCAAGTCGCTGGAAGGGATATCCGACGGTCGGCTGGCCGAGGCTCTGCAAGGACTGATCCCTTGGGACCTGCAACGACGGCTGGACGAATTGGCGCCCACGCGGCTGATCACGCCGCTGGGCTCGGCGGCCATCGATTACGCCGCAGAGGGCGGCCCGCGCGTCGATATTCGGGTGCAGGAGCTATTTGGCGTGACGACGCATCCGACCGTCGGCGGCGTGCCGTTGACCCTGGCTCTGCTTTCGCCCGCGCGTCGGCCGGTGCAGGTGACCAAGGACCTGCCGCGCTTCTGGGCCGGTTCATGGGCGGCGGTGCGCGCCGAGATGCGTGGTCGATACCCACGTCACCCCTGGCCCGAGAACCCGGCCGAGGCGCAACCGACGAACCGGGTGAAGCCGCGCGGAACCTGA
- a CDS encoding amino acid permease, translating to MWRVKSLDAILATAEKKSLHRSLGPVQLTLLGIGAIIGTGIFVLTAAAAQKAGPGMMISFVIAGAVCAVAALCYSELAAMAPVSGSAYTYTYAVMGELLAWTVGWALILEYAVAASAVSVGWSGYVLGLIEKGLGIDFPDLLSAGPTWAMHGLVPVPDFSAGIVNIPAIVVALLVTALLMIGTTESARVNAVLVAIKVAALTVFIVITLPVVQSANLTPFAPNGLFGQYSGMGVVGAAASIFFAYVGFDAVSTAAEETKNPQRNVPIGLIGSLAICTIFYLLVALGAAGAIGAQPVLGAAGQAVEPGSPAFVAACALPANADRLVCSNEALAHVLRVVGHPQIGNALGTAALLALPSVILMMIYGQTRIFFVMARDGLLPEGLTKIHPKWKTPYIVTLATGIAVAIAGALFPVGKLADISNSGTLFAFFMVSIAVLVLRVKDPNRKRPFRTPLIWVFAPLSALGCAFLFWNLPHEAKMVLPIWGGLGLLIYFAYGYRKSHVGRGLVEVHETDSDAPPPPVPPIS from the coding sequence ATGTGGCGCGTTAAGTCGCTCGACGCGATTCTGGCCACGGCCGAGAAGAAATCGCTTCATCGGTCGCTGGGTCCTGTTCAACTGACGCTTCTGGGGATCGGCGCCATTATCGGCACCGGCATCTTCGTTCTGACGGCTGCGGCCGCGCAGAAGGCCGGACCCGGCATGATGATCAGCTTCGTCATCGCGGGCGCGGTCTGCGCCGTGGCGGCGCTGTGTTACTCCGAACTGGCGGCCATGGCCCCCGTGTCCGGCTCGGCCTACACCTACACCTACGCCGTCATGGGCGAACTGCTGGCCTGGACGGTCGGCTGGGCCTTGATCCTGGAATACGCCGTGGCGGCCTCGGCCGTTTCGGTGGGTTGGTCGGGGTATGTGCTGGGACTGATCGAAAAAGGGCTGGGGATCGACTTCCCTGACCTCTTGTCCGCCGGCCCGACCTGGGCGATGCACGGCCTTGTTCCCGTTCCCGACTTCTCGGCCGGGATCGTCAACATTCCCGCCATCGTGGTGGCCCTTCTGGTCACGGCGCTTCTGATGATCGGCACGACGGAATCGGCGCGCGTGAACGCCGTTCTGGTCGCCATCAAGGTCGCCGCCCTGACCGTCTTCATCGTCATCACCCTGCCAGTGGTGCAATCGGCCAATCTGACGCCCTTCGCCCCGAACGGCCTGTTCGGCCAGTATTCCGGCATGGGCGTCGTCGGGGCCGCCGCCTCGATCTTCTTCGCCTATGTCGGCTTCGACGCCGTCTCGACCGCCGCCGAAGAGACCAAGAATCCGCAGCGTAACGTGCCCATCGGCCTGATCGGGTCGCTGGCCATCTGCACCATCTTCTATCTGCTGGTCGCCCTGGGCGCGGCCGGCGCCATCGGCGCCCAGCCGGTGCTCGGCGCCGCCGGCCAGGCCGTGGAGCCGGGTTCGCCCGCCTTCGTCGCCGCCTGCGCCCTGCCGGCCAACGCCGACCGCCTGGTCTGCTCCAACGAAGCCCTGGCTCACGTCCTGCGCGTCGTCGGCCATCCGCAGATCGGCAACGCCCTGGGCACCGCCGCCCTCCTGGCCCTGCCCTCGGTCATCCTGATGATGATCTACGGCCAGACCCGCATCTTCTTCGTGATGGCGCGCGACGGCCTGCTGCCGGAAGGTCTGACCAAGATCCATCCCAAGTGGAAGACCCCGTACATCGTCACCCTGGCCACCGGCATCGCGGTCGCCATCGCCGGCGCCCTGTTCCCGGTCGGCAAGCTGGCCGACATCTCCAACTCGGGCACCCTGTTCGCCTTCTTCATGGTGTCGATCGCAGTGCTGGTGCTGCGGGTCAAGGATCCGAACCGCAAACGGCCCTTCCGCACCCCTCTGATCTGGGTCTTTGCGCCCCTGTCGGCGCTGGGCTGCGCCTTCCTGTTCTGGAACCTGCCGCACGAAGCCAAGATGGTGCTGCCGATCTGGGGCGGTCTGGGCCTGCTGATCTACTTCGCCTACGGCTATCGCAAGAGCCACGTCGGGCGCGGCCTGGTCGAGGTCCACGAGACCGACAGCGACGCGCCCCCGCCGCCCGTCCCGCCGATCAGCTAA
- a CDS encoding Dps family protein produces the protein MVNAREKRLAPLRTPTSLSEDATRDISAALTGLLADVFALYIKTKNFHWHVSGPHFRDYHLMLDEQSAEILAMTDPMAERARKIGGTTLRSIGQIAKESRVADNDADFVDALDMLAELRDDNHELINRMREVHDLCDEHNDIATASLIENWVDETEKRVWFLFEAGRRGNA, from the coding sequence ATGGTCAACGCCCGTGAAAAGCGCCTGGCGCCGCTCAGAACCCCCACCAGCCTGTCGGAGGACGCCACGCGCGACATCTCTGCGGCCCTGACCGGCCTGCTGGCGGATGTGTTCGCCCTCTATATCAAGACCAAGAATTTCCACTGGCACGTCTCGGGGCCGCATTTCCGCGACTATCATCTGATGCTGGACGAACAGTCGGCCGAAATCCTGGCCATGACGGATCCGATGGCTGAGCGCGCGCGCAAGATCGGCGGCACGACCTTGCGCTCCATCGGCCAGATCGCCAAGGAAAGCCGCGTCGCCGACAACGACGCCGACTTCGTCGACGCCCTGGACATGCTGGCCGAGCTTCGGGACGACAACCACGAACTGATCAACCGGATGCGCGAGGTCCATGACCTCTGCGACGAACACAACGACATCGCCACCGCCAGTCTGATTGAGAACTGGGTGGACGAGACCGAAAAGCGGGTCTGGTTCCTGTTCGAGGCCGGCCGTCGCGGGAACGCCTGA